Genomic window (Salvelinus sp. IW2-2015 unplaced genomic scaffold, ASM291031v2 Un_scaffold588, whole genome shotgun sequence):
NNNNNNNNNNNNNNNNNNNNNNNNNNNNNNNNNNNNNNNNNNNNNNNNNNNNNNNNNNNNNNNNNNNNNNNNNNNNNNNNNNNNNNNNNNNNNNNNNNNNNNNNNNNNNNNNNNNNNNNNNNNNNNNNNNNNNNNNNNNNNNNNNNNNNNNNNNNNNNNNNNNNNNNNNNNNNNNNNNNNNNNNNNNNNNNNNNNNNNNNNNNNNNNNNNNNNNNNNNNNNNNNNNNNNNNNNNNNNNNNNNNNNNNNNNNNNNNNNNNNNNNNNNNNNNNNNNNNNNNNNNNNNNNNNNNNNNNNNNNNNNNNNNNNNNNNNNNNNNNNNNNNNNNNNNNNNNNNNNNNNNNNNNNNNNNNNNNNNNNNNNNNNNNNNNNNNNNNNNNNNNNNNNNNNNNNNNNNNNNNNNNNNNNNNNNNNNNNNNNNNNNNNNNNNNNNNNNNNNNNNNNNNNNNNNNNNNNNNNNNNNNNNNNNNNNNNNNNNNNNNNNNNNNNNNNNNNNNNNNNNNNNNNNNNNNNNNNNNNNNNNNNNNNNNNNNNNNNNNNNNNNNNNNNNNNNNNNNNNNNNNNNNNNNNNNNNNNNNNNNNNNNNNNNNNNNNNNNNNNNNNNNNNNNNNNNNNNNNNNNNNNNNNNNNNNNNNNNNNNNNNNNNNNNNNNNNNNNNNNNNNNNNNNNNNNNNNNNNNNNNNNNNNNNNNNNNNNNNNNNNNNNNNNNNNNNNNNNNNNNNNNNNNNNNNNNNNNNNNNNNNNNNNNNNNNNNNNNNNNNNNNNNNNNNNNNNNNNNNNNNNNNNNNNNNNNNNNNNNNNNNNNNNNNNNNNNNNNNNNNNNNNNNNNNNNNNNNNNNNNNNNNNNNNNNNNNNNNNNNNNNNNNNNNNNNNNNNNNNNNNNNNNNNNNNNNNNNNNNNNNNNNNNNNNNNNNNNNNNNNNNNNNNNNNNNNNNNNNNNNNNNNNNNNNNNNNNNNNNNNNNNNNNNNNNNNNNNNNNNNNNNNNNNNNNNNNNNNNNNNNNNNNNNNNNNNNNNNNNNNNNNNNNNNNNNNNNNNNNNNNNNNNNNNNNNNNNNNNNNNNNNNNNNNNNNNNNNNNNNNNNNNNNNNNNNNNNNNNNNNNNNNNNNNNNNNNNNNNNNNNNNNNNNNNNNNNNNNNNNNNNNNNNNNNNNNNNNNNNNNNNNNNNNNNNNNNNNNNNNNNNNNNNNNNNNNNNNNNNNNNNNNNNNNNNNNNNNNNNNNNNNNNNNNNNNNNNNNNNNNNNNNNNNNNNNNNNNNNNNNNNNNNNNNNNNNNNNNNNNNNNNNNNNNNNNNNNNNNNNNNNNNNNNNNNNNNNNNNNNNNNNNNNNNNNNNNNNNNNNNNNNNNNNNNNNNNNNNNNNNNNNNNNNNNNNNNNNNNNNNNNNNNNNNNNNNNNNNNNNNNNNNNNNNNNNNNNNNNNNNNNNNNNNNNNNNNNNNNNNNNNNNNNNNNNNNNNNNNNNNNNNNNNNNNNNNNNNNNNNNNNNNNNNNNNNNNNNNNNNNNNNNNNNNNNNNNNNNNNNNNNNNNNNNNNNNNNNNNNNNNNNNNNNNNNNNNNNNNNNNNNNNNNNNNNNNNNNNNNNNNNNNNNNNNNNNNNNNNNNNNNNNNNNNNNNNNNNNNNNNNNNNNNNNNNNNNNNNNNNNNNNNNNNNNNNNNNNNNNNNNNNNNNNNNNNNNNNNNNNNNNNNNNNNNNNNNNNNNNNNNNNNNNNNNNNNNNNNNNNNNNNNNNNNNNNNNNNNNNNNNNNNNNNNNNNNNNNNNNNNNNNNNNNNNNNNNNNNNNNNNNNNNNNNNNNNNNNNNNNNNNNNNNNNNNNNNNNNNNNNNNNNNNNNNNNNNNNNNNNNNNNNNNNNNNNNNNNNNNNNNNNNNNNNNNNNNNNNNNNNNNNNNNNNNNNNNNNNNNNNNNNNNNNNNNNNNNNNNNNNNNNNNNNNNNNNNNNNNNNNNNNNNNNNNNNNNNNNNNNNNNNNNNNNNNNNNNNNNNNNNNNNNNNNNNNNNNNNNNNNNNNNNNNNNNNNNNNNNNNNNNNNNNNNNNNNNNNNNNNNNNNNNNNNNNNNNNNNNNNNNNNNNNNNNNNNNNNNNNNNNNNNNNNNNNNNNNNNNNNNNNNNNNNNNNNNNNNNNNNNNNNNNNNNNNNNNNNNNNNNNNNNNNNNNNNNNNNNNNNNNNNNNNNNNNNNNNNNNNNNNNNNNNNNNNNNNNNNNNNNNNNNNNNNNNNNNNNNNNNNNNNNNNNNNNNNNNNNNNNNNNNNNNNNNNNNNNNNNNNNNNNNNNNNNNNNNNNNNNNNNNNNNNNNNNNNNNNNNNNNNNNNNNNNNNNNNNNNNNNNNNNNNNNNNNNNNNNNNNNNNNNNNNNNNNNNNNNNNNNNNNNNNNNNNNNNNNNNNNNNNNNNNNNNNNNNNNNNNNNNNNNNNNNNNNNNNNNNNNNNNNNNNNNNNNNNNNNNNNNNNNNNNNNNNNNNNNNNNNNNNNNNNNNNNNNNNNNNNNNNNNNNNNNNNNNNNNNNNNNNNNNNNNNNNNNNNNNNNNNNNNNNNNNNNNNNNNNNNNNNNNNNNNNNNNNNNNNNNNNNNNNNNNNNNNNNNNNNNNNNNNNNNNNNNNNNNNNNNNNNNNNNNNNNNNNNNNNNNNNNNNNNNNNNNNNNNNNNNNNNNNNNNNNNNNNNNNNNNNNNNNNNNNNNNNNNNNNNNNNNNNNNNNNNNNNNNNNNNNNNNNNNNNNNNNNNNNNNNNNNNNNNNNNNNNNNNNNNNNNNNNNNNNNNNNNNNNNNNNNNNNNNNNNNNNNNNNNNNNNNNNNNNNNNNNNNNNNNNNNNNNNNNNNNNNNNNNNNNNNNNNNNNNNNNNNNNNNNNNNNNNNNNNNNNNNNNNNNNNNNNNNNNNNNNNNNNNNNNNNNNNNNNNNNNNNNNNNNNNNNNNNNNNNNNNNNNNNNNNNNNNNNNNNNNNNNNNNNNNNNNNNNNNNNNNNNNNNNNNNNNNNNNNNNNNNNNNNNNNNNNNNNNNNNNNNNNNNNNNNNNNNNNNNNNNNNNNNNNNNNNNNNNNNNNNNNNNNNNNNNNNNNNNNNNNNNNNNNNNNNNNNNNNNNNNNNNNNNNNNNNNNNNNNNNNNNNNNNNNNNNNNNNNNNNNNNNNNNNNNNNNNNNNNNNNNNNNNNNNNNNNNNNNNNNNNNNNNNNNNNNNNNNNNNNNNNNNNNNNNNNNNNNNNNNNNNNNNNNNNNNNNNNNNNNNNNNNNNNNNNNNNNNNNNNNNNNNNNNNNNNNNNNNNNNNNNNNNNNNNNNNNNNNNNNNNNNNNNNNNNNNNNNNNNNNNNNNNNNNNNNNNNNNNNNNNNNNNNNNNNNNNNNNNNNNNNNNNNNNNNNNNNNNNNNNNNNNNNNNNNNNNNNNNNNNNNNNNNNNNNNNNNNNNNNNNNNNNNNNNNNNNNNNNNNNNNNNNNNNNNNNNNNNNNNNNNNNNNNNNNNNNNNNNNNNNNNNNNNNNNNNNNNNNNNNNNNNNNNNNNNNNNNNNNNNNNNNNNNNNNNNNNNNNNNNNNNNNNNNNNNNNNNNNNNNNNNNNNNNNNNNNNNNNNNNNNNNNNNNNNNNNNNNNNNNNNNNNNNNNNNNNNNNNNNNNNNNNNNNNNNNNNNNNNNNNNNNNNNNNNNNNNNNNNNNNNNNNNNNNNNNNNNNNNNNNNNNNNNNNNNNNNNNNNNNNNNNNNNNNNNNNNNNNNNNNNNNNNNNNNNNNNNNNNNNNNNNNNNNNNNNNNNNNNNNNNNNNNNNNNNNNNNNNNNNNNNNNNNNNNNNNNNNNNNNNNNNNNNNNNNNNNNNNNNNNNNNNNNNNNNNNNNNNNNNNNNNNNNNNNNNNNNNNNNNNNNNNNNNNNNNNNNNNNNNNNNNNNNNNNNNNNNNNNNNNNNNNNNNNNNNNNNNNNNNNNNNNNNNNNNNNNNNNNNNNNNNNNNNNNNNNNNNNNNNNNNNNNNNNNNNNNNNNNNNNNNNNNNNNNNNNNNNNNNNNNNNNNNNNNNNNNNNNNNNNNNNNNNNNNNNNNNNNNNNNNNNNNNNNNNNNNNNNNNNNNNNNNNNNNNNNNNNNNNNNNNNNNNNNNNNNNNNNNNNNNNNNNNNNNNNNNNNNNNNNNNNNNNNNNNNNNNNNNNNNNNNNNNNNNNNNNNNNNNNNNNNNNNNNNNNNNNNNNNNNNNNNNNNNNNNNNNNNNNNNNNNNNNNNNNNNNNNNNNNNNNNNNNNNNNNNNNNNNNNNNNNNNNNNNNNNNNNNNNNNNNNNNNNNNNNNNNNNNNNNNNNNNNNNNNNNNNNNNNNNNNNNNNNNNNNNNNNNNNNNNNNNNNNNNNNNNNNNNNNNNNNNNNNNNNNNNNNNNNNNNNNNNNNNNNNNNNNNNNNNNNNNNNNNNNNNNNNNNNNNNNNNNNNNNNNNNNNNNNNNNNNNNNNNNNNNNNNNNNNNNNNNNNNNNNNNNNNNNNNNNNNNNNNNNNNNNNNNNNNNNNNNNNNNNNNNNNNNNNNNNNNNNNNNNNNNNNNNNNNNNNNNNNNNNNNNNNNNNNNNNNNNNNNNNNNNNNNNNNNNNNNNNNNNNNNNNNNNNNNNNNNNNNNNNNNNNNNNNNNNNNNNNNNNNNNNNNNNNNNNNNNNNNNNNNNNNNNNNNNNNNNNNNNNNNNNNNNNNNNNNNNNNNNNNNNNNNNNNNNNNNNNNNNNNNNNNNNNNNNNNNNNNNNNNNNNNNNNNNNNNNNNNNNNNNNNNNNNNNNNNNNNNNNNNNNNNNNNNNNNNNNNNNNNNNNNNNNNNNNNNNNNNNNNNNNNNNNNNNNNNNNNNNNNNNNNNNNNNNNNNNNNNNNNNNNNNNNNNNNNNNNNNNNNNNNNNNNNNNNNNNNNNNNNNNNNNNNNNNNNNNNNNNNNNNNNNNNNNNNNNNNNNNNNNNNNNNNNNNNNNNNNNNNNNNNNNNNNNNNNNNNNNNNNNNNNNNNNNNNNNNNNNNNNNNNNNNNNNNNNNNNNNNNNNNNNNNNNNNNNNNNNNNNNNNNNNNNNNNNNNNNNNNNNNNNNNNNNNNNNNNNNNNNNNNNNNNNNNNNNNNNNNNNNNNNNNNNNNNNNNNNNNNNNNNNNNNNNNNNNNNNNNNNNNNNNNNNNNNNNNNNNNNNNNNNNNNNNNNNNNNNNNNNNNNNNNNNNNNNNNNNNNNNNNNNNNNNNNNNNNNNNNNNNNNNNNNNNNNNNNNNNNNNNNNNNNNNNNNNNNNNNNNNNNNNNNNNNNNNNNNNNNNNNNNNNNNNNNNNNNNNNNNNNNNNNNNNNNNNNNNNNNNNNNNNNNNNNNNNNNNNNNNNNNNNNNNNNNNNNNNNNNNNNNNNNNNNNNNNNNNNNNNNNNNNNNNNNNNNNNNNNNNNNNNNNNNNNNNNNNNNNNNNNNNNNNNNNNNNNNNNNNNNNNNNNNNNNNNNNNNNNNNNNNNNNNNNNNNNNNNNNNNNNNNNNNNNNNNNNNNNNNNNNNNNNNNNNNNNNNNNNNNNNNNNNNNNNNNNNNNNNNNNNNNNNNNNNNNNNNNNNNNNNNNNNNNNNNNNNNNNNNNNNNNNNNNNNNNNNNNNNNNNNNNNNNNNNNNNNNNNNNNNNNNNNNNNNNNNNNNNNNNNNNNNNNNNNNNNNNNNNNNNNNNNNNNNNNNNNNNNNNNNNNNNNNNNNNNNNNNNNNNNNNNNNNNNNNNNNNNNNNNNNNNNNNNNNNNNNNNNNNNNNNNNNNNNNNNNNNNNNNNNNNNNNNNNNNNNNNNNNNNNNNNNNNNNNNNNNNNNNNNNNNNNNNNNNNNNNNNNNNNNNNNNNNNNNNNNNNNNNNNNNNNNNNNNNNNNNNNNNNNNNNNNNNNNNNNNNNNNNNNNNNNNNNNNNNNNNNNNNNNNNNNNNNNNNNNNNNNNNNNNNNNNNNNNNNNNNNNNNNNNNNNNNNNNNNNNNNNNNNNNNNNNNNNNNNNNNNNNNNNNNNNNNNNNNNNNNNNNNNNNNNNNNNNNNNNNNNNNNNNNNNNNNNNNNNNNNNNNNNNNNNNNNNNNNNNNNNNNNNNNNNNNNNNNNNNNNNNNNNNNNNNNNNNNNNNNNNNNNNNNNNNNNNNNNNNNNNNNNNNNNNNNNNNNNNNNNNNNNNNNNNNNNNNNNNNNNNNNNNNNNNNNNNNNNNNNNNNNNNNNNNNNNNNNNNNNNNNNNNNNNNNNNNNNNNNNNNNNNNNNNNNNNNNNNNNNNNNNNNNNNNNNNNNNNNNNNNNNNNNNNNNNNNNNNNNNNNNNNNNNNNNNNNNNNNNNNNNNNNNNNNNNNNNNNNNNNNNNNNNNNNNNNNNNNNNNNNNNNNNNNNNNNNNNNNNNNNNNNNNNNNNNNNNNNNNNNNNNNNNNNNNNNNNNNNNNNNNNNNNNNNNNNNNNNNNNNNNNNNNNNNNNNNNNNNNNNNNNNNNNNNNNNNNNNNNNNNNNNNNNNNNNNNNNNNNNNNNNNNNNNNNNNNNNNNNNNNNNNNNNNNNNNNNNNNNNNNNNNNNNNNNNNNNNNNNNNNNNNNNNNNNNNNNNNNNNNNNNNNNNNNNNNNNNNNNNNNNNNNNNNNNNNNNNNNNNNNNNNNNNNNNNNNNNNNNNNNNNNNNNNNNNNNNNNNNNNNNNNNNNNNNNNNNNNNNNNNNNNNNNNNNNNNNNNNNNNNNNNNNNNNNNNNNNNNNNNNNNNNNNNNNNNNNNNNNNNNNNNNNNNNNNNNNNNNNNNNNNNNNNNNNNNNNNNNNNNNNNNNNNNNNNNNNNNNNNNNNNNNNNNNNNNNNNNNNNNNNNNNNNNNNNNNNNNNNNNNNNNNNNNNNNNNNNNNNNNNNNNNNNNNNNNNNNNNNNNNNNNNNNNNNNNNNNNNNNNNNNNNNNNNNNNNNNNNNNNNNNNNNNNNNNNNNNNNNNNNNNNNNNNNNNNNNNNNNNNNNNNNNNNNNNNNNNNNNNNNNNNNNNNNNNNNNNNNNNNNNNNNNNNNNNNNNNNNNNNNNNNNNNNNNNNNNNNNNNNNNNNNNNNNNNNNNNNNNNNNNNNNNNNNNNNNNNNNNNNNNNNNNNNNNNNNNNNNNNNNNNNNNNNNNNNNNNNNNNNNNNNNNNNNNNNNNNNTTCACTGAAGCATGAGCGGGAAAAATCCTAAACTACAAGCAAGAGGCAAACAAGCTGTGTTAGTGATACAAGCTAGCATTGGAGTGGTTAAAGCTTACTACAAACTGTCTCTACTAGTCAGAGCTAATAATGCAACACTATGACAGATGCTAACAGGTTGaccgctcgcgttgcaaaataaaattctgaaatctatgtttttcaattattgcatccacactgctcgcaccaccaacgagcgtctgcgttgccaagggctaaaatagaaatcagttccatttctgacgcagatcgcYctgcaagtcctgcctctcctatgtcattggtttatagaagcaggtacccacgtgccatctcctcattggttatacccacgtgggtgactgaaagaaaRgaggtcagtggcggtaatgcacctaatttatgaaWGTTGCCAATCACAATATaaaaagtcaagagaagaaaaagcctggYaggaagagagatgactagaaacgattcggttgaccgttggcggagtagaggaccttgtgcatttcaggtaaaataactcaatgtttatatcccaggacaaattagctagcaacagaaagctagctaaataggacatattagctagcaagtgctatgcttttcgacctgtccccaaattaatataattggttcagagtttgttttgatattttaacctgcgtgccgtgatcgcgtttggtgtggggggacaaaatgtatttatgcacgatggcgcacgtgcgcagccggtttTGGTTCCGTGTAAGGGTTGCATGTTCGTAACTAAACTAAAACAAACAGCAAGAAGACACCCTTTggagaataaaaaaacaaaaaaacacttggaaGCTCGAGAAAAAAAGCACTCCCTTTCTGTGCTGCRTGGTGCATTCACCTGACGATGACCCTGATGATTTTGTGTTAGACCAGAGGACCCTGAAGTCTTGAGTGGTCTCGAAAAGCAAAACCTTTACAATGATGTGTTGACCCTGAAGCAGTCAGTGCACAGTGGAGTTCTTCCCAGTGAGAACCCTCCAGAAGTCCAGCACAGTGGCATCTTTGAACCAGACAGGCGTCATTAAAAACACAGTGCATCTTATGGATGCAAGCCAAgataaacctctctctaaaacaaGTTGTCTTAAAGGGATGAGGAAGATACAACGTACAAGCAAGATAAACACTGGGCAATGGTAAAACCTAGACTAATGTAATCTAAAAAGTATTTTCCCCTGCTCAATAWGTTAAGTCTAATTAACAAACATCACACCATTTCGCAATGTCCTTAGAAACTGAGGSAAAAGCTGTTAGTCTTCTTAGATAGGGCTCAACATCTGTATCCTCCTCTCTTCGGTGGGCTTGTTGCCATGTGATAAAAGAGTGATCTGCAGTGTGGCTGGTAAGGCTAGTCTGTACAAGACGATGAGCTCAGCATAACTAGCTAGATGTGTATGCTAATAGCCTAATATTTACATATCGTTAATATGATTCATTCAGCTATACCATGGTGTTAAgtcaattttgttttgtgatCTTACACTAACACYCCATGCAGGGGCCCACTGCTAACCATCTACTAGTAGATCCAAAATCTTTGTTGTTATCCCTTACTGGCGTCCATCTCCCTCATCTTTCCATTTTCTGTCTGCTGAAAACAGGGTTCCATGTGGCATCATATTTGATTATGTACTTGGTCACAGAGGTGTCACGCCCATAGGGGGCaagtgccccctcagatttgtcccgTTTAAAAAGATATATATCTGTAACACTAcaagccacctagcaattttatgaagttggctttacctagcccagataggttcccaacctTCTAACCTCAACCTAGCTACCAAGAAGCAATTTCAagctatcaatcaagttaaagtagctagcttgtctaactatcttagctggcatgccttcCYGCAAAGTtagtagactttagaaaagcaagcaataataTAATAAGAAAATACCGAATAAGGATGGgttcataaattcactctggagtgccattGTGTGCTCAGAGTGCACTCTGGGRATTCGTAAATTCGGAGTGTTGTTGgattgtctgttcgtaaatttAGAGTGTTACGctctcagagcgcacactggacgatCTGGCCGAGAAGTAGGTTTGATCTGAGTGTTCTAAtctcacaacgacagtcaagcacccaagttaaatggctaaagttggctagcttgctagctatttccagaaacaaatgagagaacacctcactctgaccattttacttacCCTAGSAGAGCAGAGCAGGTTAGGCTGTTTCGTTATCtggagcgttggtgactaactgtgcWgctggcaacaatttaatagtAAAACAATTTAAGAACGCACCCTAAggctcacattcctttcaatatcttacccagattttagcagacacagagaagcatatttagtttgtttttaaaAAAGCAACACCTGTCAAAAGGATACAGACCGCTCAAGAGGAATGCTTAGAGTTGCAGGAAAATATACCTTTTTGACATAYAKTRAAMCATWATGKTTYAMTRtattttattttttacagttacAGTgcacattaacttcttatggctgcaggggcagtattgagtagcttggatgaaaggtgcacagaggtgcccagagtaaatggcctgctcctcagtcatagttScaaatatttgcatattattattattagtattggatagaaaacactctgaagtttctaaaactgtttgaattatgtctgtgagtataacagaactcatatggcaggcaaaaacctgagaagttccacttcctgtttggattttttctgaggtggcagattttcaaccaagctctcattgaaattacagcgagatattgatgaattttcacttcctacggcttccactagatgtcaacagtcaatagaacttWGtctgatgactaatgtgaaggggggccgaaggagacaggaattagtcaccactgccacgagctgaccatgcgcgttcacgtgataggcagctcagttccatcgctcaactgaagtcaatctaattctccggttggaacgttattcaagatgtatgttaacaacattctaaagattgattcagtacatcgtttgacatgtttctactgactgttatggaacttttggacatttcatcacgttatagtggacgcgctttgtgactttggaattgtttaccaaacgcgctaaccaaagtagctaattggacataaataacggacattatcgaacaaatcaagcatttattgtggacctgggattcctaggactgcattctgatgaagttcatcaaaggaaACATTTATRatgtattttctggtttctgttgactccaacatggcggctaatttggctattgttctgagcgccgtctcagattattgcatgtttgctttttccgtaaagtttttttgaaatctgacacagcggttgcattaaagagaggtatatctataattccatgtgtataacttgtattatcatctacatttatgatgagtatttctgttgaaacgatgtggctatgcaaaatcacttgatgtttttggagttagtgaatgtaacgtgccaatgtaaactctattttttttatataaatatgaactttatcaaacaaaacatgcatgtattgtgtaacatgaagtcctatgagtgtcatctgatgaagataatcaaaggttagtgattcattttctctatttctgctttttgtgactgctatatttcgctggaaaaatgcctgtgcttattgtggtttggtggtgacctaacaatcgtttgtagtgctttcgctgaaaagcatatttgaaatcggacactttggtgggattaacaacaaMattacctttaaaatgatataaaacacatgtatgtttgaggaattttaattacgagatttctgttgtttgaatttggcgccctgcactttcactggctgttgtcatatcgatcccgttagtgGGATGCAGCCATTTAATCAACGTTTTAGTAAAAGTGCCggtaattttcaaccgcagtcactgggcaggttattaaaaacaattacaatacagacaatcaatgagcagtgagcacacgcagagtaACATAGGACAAACAAgacatagcatgcagacagagcaacaaaGCACAAAAAGCAAtaagacaaaatccataaaaacaacaaagtgtttccacacctcatgGCTCATGGATTATGGctgtagattgcaggaaaaaagaCATTTCAGGTGTTGGAGAATTTTGCATTTTTCCAAACTTTCGGACAGGGGGCATAGCCTCCCCTTCAAGACTTACCCCGACCCCCAACCCAACCATCCTCacactttgtgccccctcagattttgggGATYCATGACGCCCCTGCTTGGACGTGGAAATATTGCATACATTCACGAGACTAGTGTGATATTTCAATGCCAATTACCAATTCGCCGATTTGTGCGTTGATTTGCAATTAGTTAGAACCATTTGTTGACGACGTATACTTAAAGGTTGAGTACTACAGTACAATATGCGCCTAGACAATGTCACCTGTGTTAACCGAGCTATAGCTCGAGCCAAGTCAGGACAGAAGAAAACGCTGGCAGGCGCTAATTCATAATTCGATAGACATAAAATGGGCCACattacctctctctatctctgcaacCACGTAGTCCACAAGTCCAGTCCGACTATGTTCACCGACAATGACAAGCAGAGAATACTTGTCGTTGCTGAAGCCAGGATGCAAAGTTCGGMTCACATTTTCCATTGCTTCCACCTCTTCAGTTTGTTGTGTCGCCATGTTGAAAAGTTTGGCAAATAAGGACATACAGAGAGACGCCCCTACTTTATGTATAGGMCGGAAACTCTGTAGATTGACACTTTCCAGACCAATCGGATCCCTGTGGTCAGGGATAAAGGTACAGTAACTACAGTAAATAAACTCATATTCAAGTATATTCTCTAGACATAAATCGAAAATAAAGTCTCAAATAGTTTGCCAAAAATCTCATATTAAGGCCTATTAKGATTATTATGGTAACCTAATTATTATAGGATAATACGCTGTTATATATtataattaatattattattcattattattgacAACCTGGAACAAGATATAATACTTCGCTTTGAGATCATCTGTTGcaatattcatattcattattATCAGTTGTTACTCAGGTGGTTTCCTTTTCTCCAARGAAAATCTGTTGCGCCCTGTGGAGCCAGTTACTTCTCATGTCTCCAATTTCAATGCAGAGATGTGACATATCATTGTTGCATTACTCCCTACAAAAAAATCCGTTAAAGCAGGAAGTCTTCAGAAGTCTTCAAAAAAGTTATGTTTATTCCATTCTTACACATTTACATATCTAAAACAGCAAGATTTGAGAATACACTATTTGTCCTCATACAACATTGAGTCATCCCGATGGTAGCTGTCGTCCTCGATTCCCTAAAAGCATTTGAGGATGGAGAAGTTGCAAGATGTTCCCCGTGGACACTCGCACAACTTCCCAATTCTTGCACCTTTGCGAACTGCACATTGCTGACCCGCATCAGCATCACACTGTCAACACAGAGAACATACAGCctacatttatttgtactgtagGTAGGCCGACTGGAGTCTACTATAAAATAACAGACACAGAATAATGGTCACGCAAAATATAAAAATGTCCATGTTCAGGCATYTGTCTTACCAAGTTTCTACAaaacaattcaatttcaattaagTCAATCCTAAAACGATTCCTTACCATGGGAACCCAACCCAACTTCTTCTCATAGGCCGGCATCTGCTTACTCTGTAGTTTTTCAAGAACCTCTTGTAAAGCTTCAAACTATAGAGTAGAAGAAACATGTTAATTTTGACATGTTCATATCTATTCTCTGTCTGCAATGGTAGACTATAAACATATCGCCAATCTAAGTTTCACCATTATGAGGTGTGTATTAGCGTCCATTTGAGCAATCAATGTGCGCATGCTGTGTGAATTGATATACCTCAAAACCATCCGTCCAAGTTATTGAACAATGTACCTTTTAGAACCCTATTGGTAGGCCTATATAAAACCCTTAAAATTATGTAATTTTTTTGAGAATAACGAGTATGTTTTTATCTCACcaattcttgttcttcttgtgtCTTGATGGAGTCTTCAGGGGAGCGTGTTT
Coding sequences:
- the cart1 gene encoding cocaine- and amphetamine-regulated transcript protein translates to MVGRLLLLLCATCSVLVVLASSHDFLETRSPEDSIKTQEEQELFEALQEVLEKLQSKQMPAYEKKLGWVPMCDADAGQQCAVRKGARIGKLCECPRGTSCNFSILKCF